The genomic region CATGGCAGACGCCGCGCCGCGGCTCCAGGGCCTCTTCGCACAGTTGCTGGGAGCACCGCTTCCCGTGCGCATCCGCGCCTGGGACGGTTCGCAGGCGGGCCCGCCGGGCGCGCCGACCCTGGTCGTACGCAACCGCCGCGCTCTGCGCCGCCTGCTGTGGAAGCCGGGCGAACTCGGCCTGGCCAGGGCCTGGGTGGCGGGCGATCTCGACATCGACGGCGACCTCTACACCACCCTCGACCTGCTGGCCGGTCACATCTGGGAGCGCGACGAGGACGCCCGCACCCTCGCCCAGGCCCTGCGTGACCCCGAGGTCCGCGCCGCTGTACGCGGGCTCGTCAAGCTCGCCGGGACCCCGCTGCCGCCCGCCCCGCCCCGCGAGGAGGCCCGCAGCCCCCGCCGCCACCTGCACACCAAGCGCAGCGACAGACGGGCCATCAGCCACCACTACGACGTCGGCAACGACTTCTACGAGATCGTCCTCGGCCCGTCCATGGTGTACTCCTGCGCCTACTGGCCCAGCCCCGACAGCACCCTCGAACAGGCCCAGCACGACAAGCTCGAACTCGTCTGCCGCAAGCTCGGCCTGAAGCCCGGTCAGCGGCTCCTCGACGTCGGCTGCGGCTGGGGTTCCATGGCGATCCACGCCGCCCGGGAGCACGGCGTGAGCGTCGTCGGTGTCACGCTCTCCCAGGAGCAGGCGGCGTACGCCCGCAAGCGCGTCGCCGACGAGGGACTCACCGACAAGGTCGAGATCCGTGTCCAGGACTACCGCGACGTCCGTGACGGGCCCTACGACGCGATCTCCTCCATCGGCATGGCCGAACACGTCGGCGCCGAGCGGTACCTGGAGTACGCCACCGGCCTGCACGAGCTGCTCAAGCCCGGCGGGCGGCTCCTCAACCACCAGATCGCCCGCCGCCCGCAGCGGGACGAGACGGCGTACAGCGTCGACGCCTTCATCGACTCCTACGTCTTCCCCGACGGCGAGCTCCAGCCCGTCGGCGCCACCGTCGCCATGCTGGAGCGCGCCGGGTTCGAGGTGCGCGACGTCGAGTCGATCCGCGAGCACTACGCCCTCACCCTGCGGCAGTGGGTCGCCCGGCTGGAGGCCGGCTGGCAGCGTGCCGTCCAGCTCGCCAGCCCCGGCCGGGCCCGCGTCTGGCGCCTGTACATGGCCGCCTCCGCGCTCGCCTTCGAGCGCAACCGCATCGGCGTCAACCAGGTCCTCGCCGTGCGGACGTCTGAGTCCGGGGCGTCGGGCATGCCGCTGCGCGCCCGCACCTGGAACTGAGAACGACGAAGAGCCCCCTTTCCCACGGGCGGGAAAGGGGGCCCTCGGGCGTCCGGTGCTACTCCGCCTTGATCGCCTCCAGCATGTTCAGCCGGGCCGCCCGCCGGGCCGGCCACAGCGCGGCGAGCACACCGACCGTCGCGGCCAGCAGCAGGAAGACGCCGATCCGCGCCCACGGCAGGATCAGTTCGTAGGTCGCCAGCTTCGTGGCCAGCAGCTCACCGGCCGCCCAGCCGAAGAACACGCCCAGGCCGATGCCCAGCACCGCGCCGAACAGGGAGATCACCAGGGATTCCAGGCGGACCATCCGCTTGATGCCCTTGCGGTCCAGGCCGATCGCCCGGAGCATGCCGATCTCCTGGGAGCGCTCGAAGACCGACATGGCCAGGGTGTTGATGACGCCGAGGACCGCCACGATCACCGCCATCGCGAGCAGGCCGTAGACCATGTTCAGCATCAGCGTGAACATCTGCGCGATCTCGTTGGAGATGTCGTCCTTGGACTGCACCTTGATGGCCGGGTTGGTGCCGAGGGCCTTCTCCAGCCTGTCCTGCACCGCGCCGGACGCGCCGTCGGAGGTCTTCACCATGACCTTCATGTTGTACGGGTCCGCCACGTGCGGGGCGAGGGTCCTCTCGTCGAGCAGGATGCCACTGAGGAAGTCGTTGCTCTCGTAGGTCCCGGCGACCGTCAGCCGCTGCTTCTTGTCGTCCTCGTAGGAGACGGTGAACGAGGAACCGGCCTGCCAGCCGTAGGACTTGGCGGTCTCGCTGTCCACGACGACGTCGGTGCCGCCGACCTTGAAGGAGCCCTCGTCGACCTTCGGGCCGACCAGGTCGCCGATCGCGGCGCCGTTGACGCCGGTCAGGTACTCGGTCCGGCCGTCGATCCGGGAATCGGCGTTGAGCATCGGGCTGGTGGCAGTGACGTCACCGGCCTGCTTCAGCTTCTTCTCGACGTCCGGCGACAGCGCATTGCCGTTCGCCATGGACACCACGTAGTCAGCCTTGATCGACGACGACGCCATCTTCTCGATGGCCTGCTGGAGGCTGCCCGCCATCACCGTCATGCCGGTGATCAGGGTCAGGCCGATCATCAGCGCGGAGGCGGTGGCGGCCGTACGGCGCGGGTTGCGCACCGAGTTCTGGCGGGCCAGCTTGCCGGAGACACCGAAGGCGCGCAGCACCGGCGCGGCGGCGGCGATCATCGGGCGGGACAGCAGCGGGGTCAGGATGAACACGCCGATGATCAGCAGCACCGCGCCGAGGCCCATGGGCAGCTGGCCGTCCGAGCCGTCCATCGTCGTGGCCACGAGGACCACCGCGATGCCCGCGCCCGAGACCAGCGCGCCCAGCGTGTTGCGCAGCACCAGCGACCTGGTCGTGGCCTTGGCGTGCACGCTGTTCATGGCCGCCACCGGCGGGATCTTCGCGGCCCGGCGGCCCGGCAGCCACGCCGCGAGCATGGTCACCACGATGCCGACCGCGAGCGCGGCGACGATCGTGGTGGGCTTGACGACCAGT from Streptomyces chartreusis NRRL 3882 harbors:
- a CDS encoding SAM-dependent methyltransferase; translated protein: MADAAPRLQGLFAQLLGAPLPVRIRAWDGSQAGPPGAPTLVVRNRRALRRLLWKPGELGLARAWVAGDLDIDGDLYTTLDLLAGHIWERDEDARTLAQALRDPEVRAAVRGLVKLAGTPLPPAPPREEARSPRRHLHTKRSDRRAISHHYDVGNDFYEIVLGPSMVYSCAYWPSPDSTLEQAQHDKLELVCRKLGLKPGQRLLDVGCGWGSMAIHAAREHGVSVVGVTLSQEQAAYARKRVADEGLTDKVEIRVQDYRDVRDGPYDAISSIGMAEHVGAERYLEYATGLHELLKPGGRLLNHQIARRPQRDETAYSVDAFIDSYVFPDGELQPVGATVAMLERAGFEVRDVESIREHYALTLRQWVARLEAGWQRAVQLASPGRARVWRLYMAASALAFERNRIGVNQVLAVRTSESGASGMPLRARTWN
- a CDS encoding ABC transporter permease, with the protein product MLRTALRNVLAHKARLLMTVLAVMLGVAFVSGTLVFTNTVSDAFQKSSAKGFDQVDVAMTADYQDAQGDRVGKLHDLTRATLDKSERVPGAASAIGVVQGFTAVADKDGKLIGEGFQSQGGNYWGAKDPRYPLVSGHAPKGPGEILIDSETAKRAGYRVGDTVRMSVDGPVLTPRITGIFTTDDGNVAAGGSLTLFDTATAQKLFGKAGVYDQIDVKAKPGVTQAALKAQLDEALPKGTVSTTTGKQLADDQAKSIAESMSGMQTALLVFAGIALFVGTFIIANTFTMLVAQRTRELALMRAVGASRRQVTRSVLIEAFVVGAVAAVAGLVAGIGIGAGLRSLMGTFGGSVPDGPLVVKPTTIVAALAVGIVVTMLAAWLPGRRAAKIPPVAAMNSVHAKATTRSLVLRNTLGALVSGAGIAVVLVATTMDGSDGQLPMGLGAVLLIIGVFILTPLLSRPMIAAAAPVLRAFGVSGKLARQNSVRNPRRTAATASALMIGLTLITGMTVMAGSLQQAIEKMASSSIKADYVVSMANGNALSPDVEKKLKQAGDVTATSPMLNADSRIDGRTEYLTGVNGAAIGDLVGPKVDEGSFKVGGTDVVVDSETAKSYGWQAGSSFTVSYEDDKKQRLTVAGTYESNDFLSGILLDERTLAPHVADPYNMKVMVKTSDGASGAVQDRLEKALGTNPAIKVQSKDDISNEIAQMFTLMLNMVYGLLAMAVIVAVLGVINTLAMSVFERSQEIGMLRAIGLDRKGIKRMVRLESLVISLFGAVLGIGLGVFFGWAAGELLATKLATYELILPWARIGVFLLLAATVGVLAALWPARRAARLNMLEAIKAE